CATCCTTTGAGAGGGAAAAAAGTGTTAGTTAATATATTACACTGCATATAAATCGTTAATATCAAATCAAACAAAAATCTATCTAAATTAGTGTTTACCACATCATCCATGAGAACCATCCTCCATAATGATAAGTTGGATGTTCctctttttattaattatacaTATAACATCTTTACAATACATTCTTTCACCTTCCAATGCTTACCATACTGATGCGGAAATCTTATCGTAGTGAATGCATATATAGGCATTATATTACATGTTAACATAATTTTATTGAAAAAGCATAGAACATACAATGcaaaaaaattacatctaaCATTAAAATTTGGAGAGAAAAGATAGTACTTGAACTTTCCATTGTTCATACAATAGTATGGTTTGCTTAATTCTTCATTGTATCTTATTTGACCATAATAACTAATTGAAGGAATTCtagaaataaataaacaagatttatttttatgaaataaaaaattcaagatggagttaagaaaatagaaataattgaagaataattttaaaaaattgctGTACAAACCTAGAGGATGCTTGGAGGTGTCTGTAGCTTGATATTCTAACAAAGTCTTTCAACTTCCTCATCGCCAACATGATTCATTAGGTATCGAATCTAAAATTTGCTGTTATTTTCATCCAGGTCTAATTGTTCAGCTTTCTTACATCCTCTGGAAGAGATGTTATGTCATTAATGGAGAGCATGTTTAATCCCTCCATACCAAAATTAGATCTAGCAATTTTCTTTACACACAATGTAGCTATCCTTATCCACAGCCAAGACACAATCAAGACAGCCTCAACGTTGgtgaaaatatttatattatattcactaatttattaaaatttattaatttatgttaatatagaaaaaaattagattatatatatatatataaaaattgaGATATTAATCATGATCAAGTTATGTTAACCATGTCATTAATATAGACCAAActatttataattaatttttttgtgaTTTATTACCTATAACTTTATATTAATTTTGTTTACAAAATTAATGCTTTCGACTTGCATGCAGATTTCATAATTAATATGCAGATATATTGATAACAAATCAATAAATTTACATACAATACATGAATTATTGAATGATTCCTGATATATTCCTCCACCTAGAAGAATCATCCACACAAAACATAAATCTAAAAATGATTCAagaattatttattaataaattacTCGGAGAATGTTGGTTGTTGCTATCGAAGGAGGCCGGCCGGCttgggggaaaaaataaaaaaacaaaaggaaaaaaaaaaacccctcaAGTCGCTTATTGGGCCTACTTACCCTGTCCTCTCTGTACTCTCTCCCGTGTAACGGAGCACTCCGGAGTGGCGACACCACCCTCGCCAAGTCGACCGCCGGGGAGTTCTTCGAGCAGGTGAGtcttcatctctctctccctctctctccgtgtctctccaaaaccctagatccatttctCTCCTCTAAAACCCCTCCATTTCGATCCCACCCTCATTCCCTTCCATAAATCCAGATCCaggacttcttcttcttcggagaATCAACCCGAAGAAGCCGAGAGAGATATCAAAGATTCCCCGGTCTTCGAAGTATACCCCCCCTCTCTCATGAGCCAGATCGTGTTGAATTTGTCTCTTTAAGTCTTGGCTAATCTTCTGTTTACTTCTGTACGAGCATTAAAGTACCTGTGGagtttttgatatttttagaaaattaatcataaCTATTGATCTTGCACAACTTGTCTGTGCCGTTGCCCTATATTTCTGTActgctaatatatatataatagttcCTGTCTTATTTTGCTGCATAACATCCAACCTTTTCACCTTAGGCGAGTAACTCTAATAACATATGAGTAGATATCTGATTTTTGTTGCTAGTGATtctttatttttgctagtaagaGGATTATTTGGCACATTTTGAATGCGAAATCATCTATAGTTACGCTTTGGTATCTTCTCGGCCTTTATTTGATTTAAAAACATGTAAATTGTGTTCTGTTTGATTATCAAAGTGTTTAATTGCATAGCTGATGGATCGTTAGAAGACTGCTAGTAAGATAAGGACCTGGCAATCTGCTTGTTCGATTATGTAGATTGCAAATGGTGCATCCTTTAATGACATGAAGTATGATGGTAGATGTTGGTTGTTTAGCCACCTAAATAGTTTGTAACTAACTAAAAGATCCATTTCAGTGAAAAGATAGATTCTTCCTTTTAGCTGAAACAAATTCTTTATGAAAAGATAACTCATGTTATCCTCATTCCTTCCTTGCACCAGGAATGTAAAAGTTGAAGTCATCTACACCAATTATAGCTTTTATGTGTAAAACAAAACATATGAACTAAGATGATTTTGATGAATGTTTTTCTTTCCAAAGGCTATGACTACACAACAAACTTGGTGTTGACGATAACTCCAGCAGTTTTTCTATAGATTTATATAGTATTATTTCTATAGTGGGGAATCTTTATGCAATAAGTTGGCATGGTCATGATACACCAGTTTTGGTTTAGTTAGACCTTCACATTGTTGCAAAATCTTACAATTCATGATCTGGAGATCCAGATCaaaatggttttaaacgatCTGGATCCCATCCTTGGATCAGGATCAGCTTAGGATCACAATATTTAAATCAAGGTTTGAAGCTTTGGTCAAAATTGATCTCTTTTTGGCTAAAATCAATCCATTTTGTCCCATATCTAATTGAAATGACACCCAGATTCTTGTTTCCGTAGTTTCAGCCGAAACTTAGCTATAAAGCTTCTGTTAGGTATTATTCTGGTGTTCATGATAATGTTTGGGccatttctttatttatttaagtaAATAGTCTgtataatattaaatttcaataaattttctttctttttcttgagttGAAAGACAAGGTAGATAGTCAATATAACCTTGATGGGCTGAGGAGTCCAAAAATAGATCCTTATTACAACATTTTTCAAAGACTAATTTTAACAACTAAATATGAGACAACTAAAATGATGATTAGTATATAAACATTTTGAATAACGAAACAAAATGTTTTTGTTCCATTAGAAATACTGTATATGAGCCTAAATTGGTGAAAACTAAACTTGTACGCATGCTTTTTATTCTCTATTCATCCACTTTATAGTTGACTTGTATTTCAATTTTcacatttcttttatatttaggAATTTCTGAAAGAAGTTAGAAAAGATCTTACGATCTATGATTGATTTACGATTGAATCTAGTGTAGGCCCCTCTACAATTTACAACTTGATCCCAATCTTACACAACATCAGACCTTCATGTGTGACATATGACAAGAAACTTACAATCTAAATTGTTGTTCTTTGTGAGTGCTACTGGTTATTGTGACATTTAACTGGCACCCAGTTGAACATATCGGTACCATTTAACAATGGGTGCAAAGTTTCTAATTTGGAAGTGGCGGACTCATATTAGTAGTATAATGGTGGCAAGGAGGGCTATAGCGTCATGTTTTCACCCTTCTCACTTGGAGGAGGTTCTATTTTCAAATCTTGGGAGGTGTTTCCCCAAGTGTTTGGCATAGGTAATTTTTCCATCATTTTTATGAACACATTTTGGTGCTCCCACCTCTGTTCTTAGAAGAAAGGTAGTATGAAATAAAGCATCTTGTGTTATCTTACACCATTTGGGtacttttgttttttattttgagaATTCTTCGCTGATCATTATATGTTGAagttattttggagcttggccTAGCGGAATGCGGTAATTAGTTGATTTAACTGTTAAGTCACCAAAACAAATCTATATTTGCATGCCATAGACTTgcatcttgttcattcttctcaCAGAACCATTTGGGCCAAAATTAACTTGATATGCTAGAGAATTCTAAAAAGTCATTTAAGTTTCTTTCAGATGtaccaattaataatatttCTCAAGGAAAATAAAACATTTAACTTGTAAAGAGACAGCATATTTAGTGACCGGAGCAATTAGCAATTGTAACATGTCCATCATGTAGTATCCAAGGATGCATTGCATTGATTTAGTTTGCAGAAACAGTAGTATGCCTCTTTTGTCACACACTCCGACACTTTTGAGCTTCCTATTAGCACAGATCATTCCAATTAGGAAATCACAATGCCATTGTTATTATTACACAACTAGCTAACATCCATTCCTTTCTTTGCATAGGAACTAGCTATCAATCATTAACAGGTACTACTTGTAGTAGAACCAATGTTTGTCATATCGCCTTGAACCAGTACTGACCCGTACTAGGTTGGAACCGGCATGAAGCACCATTCGTGTTGGTACAAGCCCCAAACCGGCCCGTACTGACCTGAACTGAGCGGAACTGTATGGCACCACCCTGTACCTTCCAAAATCGGTGTGCATACTATACCATACCGACTTTACCACTCTGTTTCATGCAATATTGTGACAAAAAAAGTGATTAAAAAAGGTCATGAGCTGTCTTCGTACAAGATGCATAGTTGCGTACTGTATCAGACCCGACCATACCGTACCGGTAATGTATTGATATAGTACCAAGTACCGAGATTACGGACCTTGAGTAGAACCTTTGCTCTTTATGTTAAGTATCAACTAGAGGTTTACatgttttcttatatttttctgcAATTGTATTCTAATAATTATTATGAGCATAACTCATGGTGCTAGACCACTGAGAGCATGTAGTGGCATGCATACTTTTATTAGGAATTGACAATACCTGTGAAGGCATCTATGCATGGGATGCGTATTTTCATTTGGAAATTGACAATACTTTCTTTTTACTTTGGTTCAGTTTCTCCTCCACATTCCTCAAAAACAACTAATCTATTGTGGTTTTCTTTTGCATTTCAGTGGGAAGCCATTATTAAGCACTTAATTCTAGTCCACATGTACAAGTTGATTGAGATGGTGTATCActattgttttaatttttaaattaattggaAAATATTAGATTATTATGTTTATGCATTTCAATATATCAGTTTTGTCTTGTTTTATTGTTAGATATAGTCATTTTACTATCTCAATTTTTGCCTATATTTGCTGTTTTACTAGTTCCATCTGGTTAAGACAAGGCTTGATGGTTTTGATTTGGTATGTCATGCAATCCTTActtgtcttcttttttattaCCCAGATTTCCAAGATAAAAAAATGTCAGGGAAGGCCCTCAGAGATCTCAATGTACTTCCTGTTCCAGGATTGGAGAGGAAAACTGACGGTTCTAGTAAAGGAAGCTTTATCAAGCCGTACATCGAGAATAGCAATGAAATAGTTGACAAATGCCTGAACAAAGTTTCAGAATGTAATTTAGGGAACAATGGAGTTGAGGCAGGAAATTCAGAAGTTGAGTACATAGATTCTGAGAACTTGACAGATCTTCCAGATGTGGATTCAAGTCTCAATGTATAGTTAATCCTTTAACATTCCTGGTTTCTTTATTTGTATGTCCCATGTATACTAGACTTTTGTAAGCATCGATATTCTATTTTTGTTTTCATATATAACAATTTTTTAATGTCCTTTCATTTTATGTAGACACTTTTAACAAGATTAGACTCAAAGGATTGGGTTCTAATATGTGAAGCACTCAACAATGTGCGCCAATTAGCAATATATCACAAGGAAAAACTGCTTGAGATGTTGTAAGTCTCTTTCTCTTATacaatattttatttgagataTATAATTTAGTTGTATTCTTTTTGGTTCAAGAAACAGTTCTTTATTAGATATGATCCAgctttattttttaatactgttttattttctatattttgGTAATAGAGGAGATGGGATTCCTTTGATtgtaaaatcattgaaaaatccTAGAAGTGCTGTGTGCAAGACTGCAATTATGACATCTGCGGACATCTTTAAGATCTATAGCGATTCAGTCATCGATTCATCTGATCCTCTGGTATGTTTCCATTTTCTGACCTTTTCTgtcattctatttttcagttgtTCCTTATGCCAAACTGTTCTATTGTCTGTACTTAACATGCTTGACAGTACCGTGCAAATTATTAAAAGATACTTATTAGGCTGTTGGTATATACTGGATTCAGCTTTTGCAGTTGCTTCTCAAATCTTCGCAAGACAAACGTTTCGTCTGTGAAGCTGCTGAGACAGCTCTAGTAGCAATGACAACCTGTATCTCTCCTTCTTTATTATTGCCAAAATTGCTGCCTTATCTTAAGAATAAGAATCCTCGAATACGGGCAAAAGCATCTATGTGTTTTAGCAGGAGTGTACCTCGACTTGTAAGTTTACATCTTACCATTAAAAATAATGCTTGATGGTTGAGCTAGGTTCtgcatttggattttttttggcCATAATAGAGATATTTATATTGCTATATAATTTTATgcttatttcaaattttatccTGCAGTAGTTTCCTGTAGCTCCCTGACTCGTCAATTCATCAGGTCATTCATCAATTTTAATTCAATTTGCTTGCTTGGGGAGTTGAGTCAATCGGTTAACTTGGAATTATAATAGATTTGAATGGGTAGTGGAGGATGTAGATTGGTTAGGTTCATATGGAATTTTATCTTAAATCTATTTAAAGAATAATGACCAGTCATTTCTTTTCAAATTTGTATATTCCACATGAGGTATTCTTGCTCTTAAATAATATATGAAATAAGTTTAGGACCTAAATTACTGACCTACGAATTTGTGTCATATTATGGGTAGCATTTTGTCAAATTGCCGGTGGTTAATTCTTGTCATATGGGAACCATAGAAAAGCTAGTTTTGATCAGGTAGTGAAAGTAGCTATAGAAGAATTTTTCTGGTAACCAACTCCATAAGATTATATATGCAATTGTAAACCCTTTGTAGAAACGTGGCCTACAGTCAAAATCATCCCTTCAGAAGTAACTTGGTTATTCTTGTctgtttttttactttttaataATGGTGCCAGAGCTTTGGTTTGCATATGAAAATCTATAATAGTTGAATTTACAGTCATTATGTATAATTTTATTGTTGTGAAATCACTATCTATGGGTTAGActgtcattcattttttttttttttttttgggggggggggctcACTTCATGTTAGTATTGCCTGTGACCCTGTGACATGTAATTGAGAAACTGCAATCATGTAACTCTCACTGCAGGATCTCCCATCAAGCAAAGGATTATATGAGGCTAATTTTTAAAGGAGATTTGATGGGAACCACAGAAAATGTTTTCTAGTCAGATTCATTACCTAAATCCTGCTTCTAGATACTTGAGGCTTTACTTTGAATGCAATAACTATACCTGTTTAGTGCAGACAAAATTATGGAGTTTTTAGGTATGCACTTACAATAcctaaatgaaaaaaaaaagaattgttcAAGATGGAGGAGCTGGGGTTTCTCAAGTTATCAACagtggaaaataaaaaaaatgagagaatAAACTGGTACCCTGTGTTTGATCATGTGGAGCTAAAGCTTactgatcatgtgaagctctctATCTCGAGTTAGCTTTTGACTTTTATCAAAATGATCTGGATATCAGATGGAACATTATAAAAAGTTTCATGGAGCTCGTTGTGGTAGTGGATGTGTCCTTGATTAGTGTTAAGTACCTGAAGGTGGTTCATGTGGCTGACTCTGCATGTTGGTATTGTTTACTCATTTTTTCACTTCTTGCTTTGCTTTTTTGAAATGCTGAAAAGTCTCATTTGTTGCATCattttttgaaaattctgagaagGAACACATAATTTTTCTACCAATTTGGATTGATAATATTACACCTGACAAGAGACTTGGCCATTCAGGCTGGAGTTGGGTTGCTGTATAGCTGTCTTTTGGGCTATGGTTGGAACTGTAATATGTGTAACTTCTGTATTTTGGACTGTGATTGGATATATTTTTGATGCGCTTATTTACAATATGTAAAACATAAACAGCACCCAGTAACAAGAATTCCATCATTCTATCTGTTGTTAGTCTTATGGATTATACATCACAAGGTCAAAACCTCTGCAAGTGGAAGGTTCTTTAAATTTTTCTCACTGCTTATCTAAGTGTTGGTAATTTGATTGATGCAGAGGATTACAATGGCAGAATTCAGATTGATCAAGGCTCTCCTCCCCCATCTGAACCTTGACAAAAATGACAGAATTCAGATTCGTTTAGGCTCTCCTTCcctatctgaaatttttttattagaaagATCAAAAGATTAAACATGAGAACAGATGGTaaatctttaaaactttctactGGCCCTAAAGTTTACATTGGTCCCTTAAACCTGATACAGGGACTTGAAAAAAGCAAAAAGCTGGAAATGGTTAAAGTGCCTCTCCATTCTGAGTTGTCAGTTGAAACTTGAAAGATGTATTTACCTGAATTCGAACCAACCCAAACCACCTGGTTCGAGGCGCACTGTACCAAATCGGTGTGGAACCAAGTAGGTTTGCTGGTTCAGTTCAGAACTGGTCCTTAGCTGTCTGAAGTCTGAACTGAGCGAAACCACCTTGTTCCACTCGGTACCGACACATATCGCCTGATTTCGGGCAAGCGACTGTTGACCCTCGACTTTCATACTTGAAAACCCATTTGTTCGTATTTGACTTTCACCCGCATGTATACCTTGATTCCCAGTCCAGTACCTCTACTTTCGCACTGTGATAAAGAGTGAGAAAATAAGGGCTGGGAGTTATGGGGTGCATACCATCCATCCTGAACTTGGTAAGTACCTGTTTGATACCTAGTACTGAGACTACGGACCTTGATTCGAACAATCATATTGGTGGTGGTTTTAAACTATCCAAAAAGGGTAGCTATTAGGACCCTTTCCAACTAGTACTtctgtagattggctgcagacTTCAGCTGCTCTTATCTGGTGGTAAATGTAATGCGGGGGATATTGGGTTTTCAGGATTGGTTGAAGTTCCCTGCTTACAGGCTTTAAGCTTAAACAGACTCAAAGTCCTAGCTATTCTTGTTGAGTTTGATTGTAAGTAAACTTATTATTAAGACTACTTAGCATCTGCTAGAAATTTTATGAAAGAAAACAGCCTTGATTGTTAGTTTGAAATCTAAAGTCTATATACATTGCTTGAAAATTTGTTGCACTCCTTTTTTTGCTTTCCACTTCATCTCCTGTTGTTCATATTACCAAACCATTCTATTGTCTGAAGATCGTCTAGGCTCTTTTTTCAATTCAATATTTCCATTGATCTGCTGTTCACTTGAAGACTGCATCATTAGTTAAAAAATTCACAACTTCTAGTTTTAGGTTATGTATGGTATTAATACTGATAATTGGAGCGATTTGTGATGAACTTGTAGCATGCTTGTGTTCTTGCTCGTGTACTCAACGGGCTTATATCTTGCAGGGTCTGGAAGGAATTAAAGCATATGGGATTGATAAGCTCGTCCAGGTTGCAGCATCTCAGCTTAGTGATCAGCTTCCTGAATCAAGAGAGGCTGCTAGGACACTGGCATTGGAATTGCAAACCATCTATGAGAAGTCTCATGCCTCACCGAGTGAAGATTCTGCAGATTCTTGGGAGGCCTTCTGCCAAGCCAAACTATCCCCTTTAAGCGCTCAGGCAATTCTTCGTGTCACTTCTACTTCTAAAGAGGGCTTGGTTTTGGGTTGCTAACCCATGAGGTATACATACCACTGTACTCTGGCTTCGACAATTTCACGATTATTTTTGCACTGATATTTTGTATATGATGTGTTATGGGAGATTGTAGTTCAGTTGGGGCATGAGGTTGCCTTGATATTTAGGCACATTGGCTCGTATTAATTGTTGTGATTGTATGTTTCATTCAAGTGCTGGTGTTTAGTATATCAACCATAGTTGACGGTAGTTTGTCCTTCTCTTTCATTTTAACTATTGTTCTCAGTACACCTTTAACTATTTTGCACTGAAATGCCTCATGCGCCAGGATGCCCAGACCTTGCAGTGGTAGAAATCTCGTGCACTGAGATGCCCTTTTAGGATGAATGCATGCGTTCTTGCTTGGGCCATTTTTACGGCAGATAGGTGAGCATCCTCAGTGGTGTACCTTCAATTCTGTCATAGCCATCTAACTAATTTTCAGGAATTCATGCTAAaacagttattttaaatcatgatAACTATCTTGTTCTTGGTTTTTATTGCAAAAAAATGGAAGATCTGGGGAAAATATTCGGATCTTTGCAGGTTTAACGTggaaattctcaaataaatataaaacgAAATCCCTTTGGAATTGTGAAAAGAAGCAAAGAAAATAGAGATGTGTATTTTTTTCTTGCTGGAATAGTGTGCTATTTTTTTCCCCTGTAGGCTGAGTGCATGAGAACAATATGCTGATCTTAGGGACTGTTTGGTTTGCGAGCTTTAACAAAACATGTTAATATAAAAATCAAATTGAATGAGTTTTACGAAAATGATTGTTTGGTTCGTCACAGAACCAATTTTGCTAAAACTGGAAATCACAAAGCCTGGAAAATTGAATTTTACGAAAAATTGGTTTTGTTTTCTGTGAAATGCTTTTTACGTAAATCATGCTTTATGGTTATctgtttgttttaaaaaaaaactcatagataactgttgctggaaattggacccgggggccaccGCGAAACCAggagaggaggagctccgctgccgggagggcggacggcggtgcgccggccggctgcgtcctccgtggAGGGGGTGAGCGAAGAAGAGTGCGTCCTGTTCTGCAAAAaagagccggtggccgggctttccggcgccggccctccgatgcttaagtcagagggggcagatatgtggagaagataaagagaatattttgttcaattgtgtctgtgctgttttcttctttcttcttccggtccccctcctctttcctcccaggttcccttttatagaagggcattatgttacctgggaggtgacaggagaatTTGTCTTCTTTCGTGATAATTGggtacgatttggcccattaatggcgtagtggagaataaggccgaatcaggccggagtcagggagttgtcgtGGGTGATCAGacccgttggagtggttgaaccgttggccgtagtgggcctggggttcatagacggtaagtgcatttattaccgagtgaaccggcggtcagggagagccatatgctttgatggttcagcgatccggagatcgtcttgggccgtgttcattaaatgactgagtgctccGGAGACTTGAGTgggtctcgtgcattaatgataggtcgtgccaaaatacctgcggagatcttgtgccttgaCGGCTCAGAGATGGTGGCAGGTGGCAAGTTTTAGTGGAGTCGTGTATATAGCCGTCAGATCTTTAAAAGGTTAGGCGGAGATCAAGTATTTAGTgagggcatcggctcggcaaggatgccgagccgagctggtcgcccagcggggcgccctgtggcggggttgcttctagtacttctggtcggcgccctttgggcgagcaccttctaaccGAGCGCCTCTACTTGGCGCTTTGGTTGGGCCTCTTCTGATCGGCGCTCTCTTAGCTGAgcacccttctgttcggcgccctttggtcgagcgcctctatttGCCGGTATTtccctctggtcggcgctttctaattgagcgccttcctggtcggcgctctttcgccgagcgcctttctggtcggcgctctttggccgagcgcctccgtggcgatatgacttgggtttttcccccaacactacccccgacttccgagttccagctggcttccagcttgagcgcgggaagtagctttagttgggtcatttcggattccgaaaattttaatttattgcgtGTTTTAAATTATCGAGCGCTttgaggtgcctttaataggcggcgtctcctcCTTTTCGAAATATCTCATTATTGGGATGCTTTCTCCGAAGCGttctcgcgtcgtgggctcatgatggggccgcacgatccgatggggcgcttcggtgTCCGAAGCGTCAACCTGAGTTAAATGCGGCGCTCTGTCTTTCGGGCCGACACGTGTCGTAATCCAAACGGGATACAGCATTTTtctcgctgatccgggccgttggggaggtctatataaactctcccctggccTTCCGTCCTCTTCTTATTGCCTTCTTCTTCCAGCTTTTTACAGTCCGAAGTTCTTTTTTCTCCGGCGTTTCTCTCAGGTCTCCCTTTTTCTTCCTagtcttcctttttcttccaatGGGTTCTATCCCAAGCGAagtcgagtccaccatgagcgtcctggaggtcgaaatgaccgaagagtggtttttccctcttcacgggttccgtttggagcccgccaggcggggggatcgggtaaccgatcctccggtaggccggatcggagtgtatctagaatcactctgggccggcctacgatttcctcttcacggcttcgtgaatgagttgttGACGGTATACCAACTGGTTCCGGCACAACTTGCTCC
This is a stretch of genomic DNA from Phoenix dactylifera cultivar Barhee BC4 chromosome 9, palm_55x_up_171113_PBpolish2nd_filt_p, whole genome shotgun sequence. It encodes these proteins:
- the LOC103717464 gene encoding uncharacterized protein LOC103717464, with amino-acid sequence MSGKALRDLNVLPVPGLERKTDGSSKGSFIKPYIENSNEIVDKCLNKVSECNLGNNGVEAGNSEVEYIDSENLTDLPDVDSSLNTLLTRLDSKDWVLICEALNNVRQLAIYHKEKLLEMLGDGIPLIVKSLKNPRSAVCKTAIMTSADIFKIYSDSVIDSSDPLLLQLLLKSSQDKRFVCEAAETALVAMTTCISPSLLLPKLLPYLKNKNPRIRAKASMCFSRSVPRLGLEGIKAYGIDKLVQVAASQLSDQLPESREAARTLALELQTIYEKSHASPSEDSADSWEAFCQAKLSPLSAQAILRVTSTSKEGLVLGC